The following are encoded together in the Glycine max cultivar Williams 82 chromosome 8, Glycine_max_v4.0, whole genome shotgun sequence genome:
- the LOC113002313 gene encoding serine/threonine-protein phosphatase 7 long form homolog, whose translation MWTWERCPTLAPKRTPSQVENTPLGHRWLRRGNQHIGNDDVRVFRRKLDIMKRHEFVWEPYPSTVISLLPPVCFVGSLAWYAVVPLICFQVIEWHQPDRVLRQFGMQQPIPESPSQPLNIHGITLKGKHDENWGQLFAPMIDQWNNRHAFRVDAYP comes from the exons ATGTGGACATGGGAACGATGTCCAaccttggctccaaagaggactccttcCCAAGTAGAAAATACACCACTGGGGCATAG gtggctgcgacgtggaaaccaaCATATCGGCAATGATGATGTGAGAGTTTTTCGTCGCAAGTTAGATATTATGAAACGTCATGAG tttgtgtgGGAGCCGTACCCATCAACCGTAATATCACTGTTGCCTCCCGTTTGTTTCGTCGGAAGTCTCGCGTGGTAcgcggtggtgccactaatttgtttccaagttattgagtggcaccaaccggaCAGAGTATTGAGACAATTTGGGATGCAACAACCAATTCCAGAGTCTCCTTCACAACCCTTAAACATTCATGGCATAACATTGAAAGGGAAACATGACGAAAATTGGGGGCAATTGTTCGCCCCAATGATTGATCAATGGAATAATCGCCATGCATTTAGGGTCGACGCTTATCCCTGA